The Leifsonia williamsii genome includes a region encoding these proteins:
- a CDS encoding S1C family serine protease, whose protein sequence is MTDTPNTPEPAKAQADTDSVVDAAAARSADSTPAAEGTPAAESTPVRAETSAPAEHRTAEWTAPSAAQPAAQHTPSADAPTEQTPAAQAAPAHDSTQTAPTQPYGQHPYQPQQPQHYGQPYGQQSYGQQGYGQQPTGAQPTAQQPTAQQPTAQQPNYGQGSFGQPANGYGQSHAQSHYTQTPYGQQPYASAPAGTATADRPAKKRSGGLIIATLAIGALVGGVAGAGAGVGIYSATNAGSATIKTVSGPQNITVNDANDATTVTAVAAKASPSVVTISVTASSEGGTGSGVILTSDGYVLTNTHVVTLDGQAANVSVSVTDNDGKIYSAKVVGTDPTTDLAVIKLDGASGLTPITWANSSKLNVGDTAVAIGAPLGLSGTVTDGIVSALNRSISIASSAAPESGDSTDGGDSGQGGQQGPFNFDFPGQGGQSQQQSSSQGTISLPVIQTDASINPGNSGGALLNSKGELIGINVAIASAGGSSSSGQQSGSIGVGFSIPSNLAKRVSDEIIKDGKATHGLLGASVADASTSSDATTVGALIKEVTSGGAAASAGLKADDVVVNFNGLPITDATDLTAQVRALAAGAKAEVTYVRDGQTKSATVTLGSLSE, encoded by the coding sequence ATGACCGACACCCCGAACACCCCGGAGCCCGCGAAGGCCCAGGCCGACACCGACTCGGTCGTGGACGCCGCCGCAGCCCGCTCCGCCGACAGCACCCCGGCCGCGGAGGGCACTCCGGCCGCAGAGAGCACGCCGGTGAGGGCCGAGACCTCGGCCCCGGCTGAGCACCGCACCGCCGAGTGGACCGCGCCGTCCGCTGCGCAGCCGGCGGCTCAGCACACCCCCTCGGCCGACGCGCCGACGGAGCAGACTCCGGCCGCGCAGGCCGCGCCCGCACACGACAGCACCCAGACGGCCCCCACGCAGCCGTACGGCCAGCACCCCTACCAGCCGCAGCAGCCTCAGCACTACGGTCAGCCCTACGGCCAGCAGTCGTACGGCCAGCAGGGCTATGGCCAGCAGCCCACGGGCGCCCAGCCCACCGCGCAGCAGCCCACCGCCCAGCAGCCCACCGCCCAGCAGCCGAACTACGGCCAGGGCTCCTTCGGCCAGCCCGCGAACGGCTACGGGCAGTCCCACGCCCAGTCGCACTACACGCAGACCCCCTACGGCCAGCAGCCGTACGCCTCCGCTCCGGCGGGCACGGCGACCGCCGACCGCCCGGCGAAGAAGCGCAGCGGCGGCCTCATCATCGCGACCCTCGCCATCGGCGCCCTCGTCGGCGGCGTGGCGGGAGCGGGAGCCGGTGTCGGCATCTACTCCGCCACCAACGCCGGCTCGGCGACGATCAAGACCGTCTCGGGTCCGCAGAACATCACCGTCAACGACGCGAACGATGCCACCACCGTCACCGCCGTCGCCGCCAAGGCGTCCCCGAGCGTCGTGACGATCTCCGTGACCGCGTCGAGCGAGGGCGGCACCGGCTCCGGCGTCATCCTGACCTCCGACGGCTACGTGCTGACCAACACGCACGTCGTGACCCTCGACGGCCAGGCGGCCAACGTCAGCGTCAGCGTGACCGACAACGATGGCAAGATCTACAGCGCGAAGGTGGTCGGCACCGACCCGACGACCGACCTCGCCGTGATCAAGCTCGACGGCGCCTCCGGGCTCACCCCGATCACCTGGGCGAACTCCAGCAAGCTGAACGTTGGCGACACCGCCGTCGCGATCGGCGCACCGCTCGGCCTCTCCGGCACCGTTACCGACGGCATCGTCAGCGCCCTCAACCGCAGCATCAGCATCGCCTCCTCGGCAGCTCCGGAGTCGGGCGACAGCACGGACGGCGGCGACAGCGGCCAGGGCGGTCAGCAGGGCCCGTTCAACTTCGACTTCCCCGGCCAGGGCGGTCAGTCGCAGCAGCAGTCCAGCTCGCAGGGCACGATCTCGCTGCCGGTCATCCAGACCGACGCGTCGATCAACCCGGGCAACTCCGGCGGCGCGCTCCTCAACAGCAAGGGCGAGCTGATCGGCATCAACGTCGCGATCGCGAGCGCGGGCGGCAGCAGCAGCTCCGGCCAGCAGTCGGGCAGCATCGGCGTCGGCTTCTCGATCCCGTCGAACCTCGCCAAGCGCGTCTCCGACGAGATCATCAAGGACGGCAAGGCCACCCACGGCCTGCTCGGCGCCTCCGTCGCCGACGCGAGCACCTCCAGCGACGCCACGACGGTGGGCGCGCTGATCAAGGAGGTCACCTCCGGCGGCGCCGCGGCGAGCGCCGGCCTGAAGGCGGACGACGTCGTCGTCAACTTCAACGGCCTGCCGATCACCGACGCGACCGACCTCACCGCCCAGGTTCGCGCACTGGCGGCCGGCGCCAAGGCCGAGGTCACCTACGTCCGCGACGGCCAGACGAAGTCGGCCACGGTCACCCTCGGGTCGCTCTCCGAGTGA
- a CDS encoding carbon-nitrogen hydrolase family protein produces MTATRTDQAASLLPPAPAVGVAVAQFAPGEDRVHNRDVIAGLIAVAAGRGARLVILPEYSSYFTDPLGPSFARNAEPLDGEFVDALARASREHGVTVVAGLVESTGEKHRFANTLVAVDPAGDVVATYRKQHLYDAFGSRESEWVVPGELGAPQLFEVDGLTVGMQTCYDLRFPEVSRRLADAGAELVAVPAEWVRGPLKEHHWSTLLTARAIENTLYVAAADQTPPLAVGLSAIVDPMGVTVAALGETAGIAVAEVSRDRVREVRERNPALRLRRYRVEPVDGVPGD; encoded by the coding sequence GTGACCGCGACCCGCACGGACCAGGCGGCGAGCCTTCTGCCGCCCGCGCCGGCGGTCGGTGTCGCCGTCGCGCAGTTCGCCCCCGGCGAGGACCGCGTGCACAACCGGGACGTGATCGCCGGGCTGATCGCGGTCGCCGCCGGGCGCGGCGCACGCCTCGTCATCCTCCCCGAGTACTCGTCGTACTTCACCGACCCGCTCGGCCCGTCGTTCGCCCGCAACGCGGAGCCGCTGGACGGCGAGTTCGTCGACGCGCTCGCCCGGGCGAGCCGCGAGCACGGCGTCACCGTCGTCGCCGGGCTGGTCGAGAGCACGGGGGAGAAGCACCGCTTCGCGAACACGCTCGTCGCCGTCGACCCGGCCGGCGACGTGGTGGCCACCTACCGGAAGCAGCACCTGTACGACGCGTTCGGCTCCCGGGAGTCGGAGTGGGTCGTGCCCGGAGAGCTGGGCGCGCCCCAGCTGTTCGAGGTCGACGGCCTCACAGTGGGCATGCAGACCTGCTACGACCTGCGCTTCCCGGAGGTGAGCAGGAGGCTCGCCGACGCCGGCGCGGAGCTGGTCGCCGTACCGGCGGAGTGGGTGCGCGGCCCGCTCAAGGAGCACCACTGGAGCACGCTGCTCACCGCCAGGGCCATCGAGAACACGCTGTATGTCGCCGCCGCCGACCAGACCCCGCCGCTCGCCGTCGGGCTGAGCGCGATCGTGGACCCGATGGGTGTCACCGTCGCGGCGCTGGGCGAGACCGCCGGCATCGCGGTCGCCGAGGTGTCGCGCGACCGCGTGCGGGAGGTGCGGGAGCGCAATCCCGCGCTCCGCCTCCGCCGCTACCGGGTCGAGCCGGTCGACGGGGTACCCGGGGACTGA
- a CDS encoding response regulator transcription factor — translation MSVAAPGAPARKRVVIADDDDDIRGLMVIAAGRAGVDVAAAVDNGRDALDAVRGGGVDLAVLDISMPGLNGVEVATAIREEAAATLILMVSASVQLLTDHGVVADRSDAFIVKPFSPRVLSNRIRELLGMGEPA, via the coding sequence GTGAGCGTCGCCGCCCCCGGCGCCCCGGCGCGCAAGCGCGTGGTGATCGCCGACGACGACGATGACATCCGCGGCCTGATGGTCATCGCGGCCGGACGCGCCGGCGTGGACGTCGCCGCCGCAGTGGACAACGGGCGTGATGCGCTCGACGCCGTCCGCGGCGGCGGAGTCGACCTGGCGGTGCTCGACATCTCGATGCCGGGTCTCAACGGTGTGGAGGTCGCGACAGCCATCCGCGAGGAGGCCGCCGCCACGCTCATCCTCATGGTCTCCGCCTCCGTGCAGCTGCTCACCGACCACGGCGTCGTCGCCGACCGGTCGGACGCCTTCATCGTGAAGCCGTTCAGCCCGCGCGTGCTGTCGAACCGGATCCGCGAGCTGCTCGGGATGGGGGAGCCGGCATGA
- a CDS encoding sensor histidine kinase — MTLDRWLSRLPIDTPSPLMKQIPTVLGFVVALALTFVPGVVRVSLPPYILAAVIVVVVATIAAVVVPWNRLHPGWTVAVPVLSLLGIGLLRLGTGGSASPFVVLTLIPFVIIASEPGRRNIAIAALTTLVVLFAPLFVDNAPTTPGDVVRALFSPLIYLIVAMVVNELAHRMRTQLTAASAAAQEREELLQQAVRAQDELVLNEARLKTANRLISSIWNAVTEQSVIGTDLDGIIDVWNPGSEKMLGLTEQQVLTARRSVTDFYLPSELEDRLRDMDARFTTVASADSFSALVDTVRAGSADIRDWTYVRADGKHVPVQVAATPRLDENGHRIGFIFVATDMTQAREFARLKDEFVGLISHELRTPLSSILGYLELMRDDDESPLSEEQLQYLGVAERNAHRLLRLVGDLLFTAQVESGRFPIEIRDVELRSVVIASVETSTPVAANAGVTLRSDVPDEPVELRGDALRLGQAVDNLVSNAVKFTPSGGTVTVSLRREGDEAIVAVTDTGIGIPAVELSRLSQRFFRASTATRNAVPGVGLGLTITKAIITAHGGRLEIASEEGVGTSISLRLPVSTPEAVAEALPGAGATL; from the coding sequence ATGACCCTCGACCGCTGGCTGAGCCGGCTCCCGATCGACACCCCGTCGCCGCTGATGAAGCAGATCCCGACGGTCCTGGGTTTCGTGGTCGCCCTCGCGCTGACCTTCGTCCCCGGCGTGGTCCGCGTGAGCCTGCCTCCGTACATCCTGGCTGCGGTCATCGTGGTGGTCGTCGCGACCATCGCGGCCGTCGTCGTGCCGTGGAACCGCCTCCATCCTGGGTGGACGGTCGCGGTGCCCGTCCTCTCGCTGCTCGGGATCGGGCTGCTGCGGCTGGGCACGGGAGGGTCGGCGTCGCCGTTCGTGGTCCTCACGCTGATCCCGTTCGTGATCATCGCGAGCGAGCCGGGGCGGCGCAACATCGCCATCGCGGCTCTCACCACCTTGGTGGTGCTGTTCGCGCCGCTGTTCGTGGACAATGCGCCGACGACCCCGGGCGATGTCGTCCGCGCCCTGTTCTCCCCGCTGATCTACCTGATCGTCGCGATGGTGGTGAACGAGCTGGCGCACCGGATGCGCACGCAGCTCACGGCCGCCTCCGCCGCCGCGCAGGAGCGGGAGGAGCTGCTGCAGCAGGCCGTGCGCGCTCAGGACGAGCTCGTCCTCAACGAGGCGAGGCTCAAGACAGCGAACCGGCTGATCAGCAGCATCTGGAACGCCGTCACCGAGCAGTCTGTGATCGGCACGGACCTCGACGGCATCATCGACGTCTGGAACCCCGGGTCGGAGAAGATGCTCGGCCTCACCGAGCAGCAGGTGCTGACCGCCCGCCGCAGCGTCACCGACTTCTATCTCCCGTCCGAGCTGGAGGACCGGCTGCGCGACATGGACGCGCGCTTCACCACGGTCGCGAGCGCCGACTCCTTCTCGGCGCTCGTCGACACCGTGCGGGCCGGCTCGGCCGACATCCGCGACTGGACGTACGTGCGCGCGGACGGCAAGCACGTGCCCGTCCAGGTCGCCGCGACCCCGCGCCTCGACGAGAACGGCCACCGGATCGGCTTCATCTTCGTCGCCACCGACATGACGCAGGCGCGGGAGTTCGCGCGCCTCAAGGACGAGTTCGTCGGCCTCATCTCGCACGAGCTGCGCACGCCGCTGAGCTCGATCCTCGGCTACCTCGAGCTGATGCGCGACGACGACGAGTCGCCGCTGTCGGAGGAGCAGCTGCAGTACCTCGGCGTCGCGGAGCGCAACGCCCACCGGCTGCTGCGGCTCGTCGGCGACCTGCTGTTCACCGCACAGGTGGAGTCCGGCCGGTTCCCGATCGAGATCCGGGACGTAGAGCTGCGCAGCGTCGTCATCGCCTCCGTCGAGACCTCGACGCCGGTCGCCGCCAACGCGGGCGTCACACTGCGCAGCGACGTGCCGGACGAGCCGGTGGAGCTGCGGGGCGACGCGCTGCGCCTCGGCCAGGCCGTCGACAACCTGGTGTCGAACGCCGTGAAGTTCACCCCGTCCGGAGGCACGGTCACCGTGTCGCTGCGCCGAGAGGGGGATGAGGCGATCGTCGCCGTCACGGACACCGGCATCGGCATCCCGGCGGTCGAGCTGAGCCGGCTGTCCCAGCGCTTCTTCCGGGCCTCCACGGCGACCCGCAACGCGGTGCCCGGCGTCGGCCTCGGGCTCACCATCACCAAGGCGATCATCACGGCGCACGGGGGCCGGCTCGAGATCGCGAGCGAGGAAGGGGTCGGCACGTCGATCAGCCTCCGGCTCCCGGTGAGCACGCCCGAGGCGGTCGCGGAGGCCCTGCCCGGAGCGGGGGCGACCCTGTGA
- a CDS encoding pyridoxal phosphate-dependent aminotransferase — MTVSEPAIPGAWRRAAGGAGLLGADGVVRPTIFAEMSALAARTGAINLGQGFPDEDGPAVVLDAAVSAIRSGANQYPPGMGVPVLREAVAEHQRRFYGMEVDPEREVLITAGATEAIAATLLALLEPGDEVVTFEPFYDEYGAVIALAGGRHVTVPLEPPLFQADPERLRAAVSDRTRVILVNTPHNPTGAVLDRETLQLVVELAERHHAVIVTDEVYEHLTFGVQHIPVATLPGARERTVTVSSGGKTFNTTGWKVGWLTAPPALVTAIVAVKQFLTYVNAAPFQPAIAAGLRLPDEHFRGIAADLAHKRDVLSAGLAAAGFGVHRTDGTYFVVADAAPLGFDDAVELCRRLPELAGVVAVPLSAFCTPEYALRTASLVRFAFCKRVEVLERAAAQLARLSDQSPGTPSTGSTR; from the coding sequence ATGACGGTCTCGGAGCCGGCAATTCCCGGGGCATGGCGGCGCGCAGCAGGCGGAGCAGGACTGCTCGGAGCGGACGGCGTCGTCCGCCCCACGATCTTCGCCGAGATGAGCGCGCTCGCCGCCCGCACCGGTGCCATCAACCTCGGCCAGGGGTTCCCCGACGAGGACGGCCCGGCGGTCGTGCTCGACGCCGCGGTCTCCGCCATCCGCTCCGGCGCCAATCAGTACCCGCCGGGGATGGGCGTTCCCGTGCTGCGGGAAGCGGTCGCCGAGCACCAGCGCCGCTTCTACGGGATGGAGGTCGACCCCGAGCGCGAGGTCCTGATCACCGCGGGCGCCACCGAGGCGATCGCCGCGACCCTCCTCGCCCTGCTCGAGCCGGGCGACGAGGTCGTCACGTTCGAGCCCTTCTACGACGAGTACGGAGCGGTGATCGCGCTCGCGGGCGGCAGGCACGTGACCGTGCCGCTCGAGCCTCCGCTCTTCCAGGCCGACCCCGAGCGGCTGCGCGCGGCCGTCTCCGATCGGACGCGGGTCATCCTCGTCAACACGCCGCACAACCCCACCGGCGCCGTGCTCGACCGGGAGACCCTGCAGTTGGTGGTGGAGCTGGCCGAGCGGCACCACGCCGTCATCGTCACCGACGAGGTCTACGAGCACCTCACCTTCGGCGTTCAGCACATCCCGGTCGCCACCCTTCCCGGCGCCCGGGAGCGCACCGTCACCGTCTCGTCCGGCGGCAAGACGTTCAACACCACCGGCTGGAAGGTCGGCTGGCTCACCGCTCCCCCGGCGCTGGTGACCGCGATCGTCGCTGTGAAGCAGTTCCTCACCTATGTCAACGCGGCCCCCTTCCAACCCGCGATCGCCGCGGGCCTGCGCCTCCCCGACGAGCACTTCCGGGGTATCGCCGCCGACCTCGCCCACAAGCGCGACGTGCTGTCAGCGGGCCTCGCGGCGGCCGGCTTCGGCGTGCACCGCACCGACGGCACCTACTTCGTCGTCGCGGATGCCGCCCCGCTCGGCTTCGACGACGCCGTCGAGCTGTGCCGGCGGCTGCCGGAGCTCGCCGGCGTGGTCGCGGTGCCGCTCAGCGCCTTCTGCACGCCGGAGTACGCGCTGCGCACGGCCTCGCTCGTCCGCTTCGCGTTCTGCAAGCGCGTGGAGGTGCTGGAGCGGGCGGCCGCGCAGCTCGCGCGGCTGAGCGATCAGTCCCCGGGTACCCCGTCGACCGGCTCGACCCGGTAG
- a CDS encoding glycosyltransferase family 2 protein, whose amino-acid sequence MPDDSVNTLPGVSYVMPVLNEVTHVRAAVDSLLAQDYAGPFEVTIALGPSMDGTTELVEELAAVDSRIHVVDNVVGSTPAGLNLAIRESHYPVVIRVDAHSVLPPDYARIAVETILETGADNVGGLMDAQGTTPFERAVARAYGSRIGLGGTKLHVGGEAGPAETVYLGVFRRDRLLEVGLFDEEIKRGQDWELNRRLRSTGGIVWFTPRLKVTYRPRPNLYRLARQFFSTGIWRGELARRFPASNGLRYFAPPVMVLGVVVGTLLGIAGIVQAIVGAAPWLLWGFAIPAFYVLIVLVSALLWGRRDGFRSFCWFLVVLPCIHFCWGIGFVLGYLSLTRNITAHTGR is encoded by the coding sequence ATGCCGGACGACAGCGTGAACACCCTCCCGGGTGTCTCATACGTGATGCCCGTGCTCAACGAGGTCACCCACGTCAGGGCGGCGGTCGACAGCCTCCTCGCGCAGGACTACGCCGGCCCGTTCGAGGTCACGATCGCCCTCGGCCCGAGCATGGACGGCACCACCGAGCTGGTCGAGGAGCTCGCAGCCGTCGACTCCCGCATCCACGTCGTCGACAACGTCGTCGGGTCGACCCCGGCCGGTCTCAACCTGGCGATCCGCGAATCGCACTACCCGGTCGTCATCCGCGTCGACGCGCACAGCGTGCTGCCCCCGGACTACGCGCGCATCGCCGTGGAGACCATCCTCGAAACCGGCGCGGACAACGTCGGCGGCCTCATGGACGCGCAGGGCACGACGCCGTTCGAGCGCGCGGTCGCCCGCGCGTACGGCAGCCGCATCGGCCTCGGGGGCACCAAGCTGCACGTGGGTGGGGAGGCTGGGCCCGCCGAGACCGTGTACCTGGGCGTCTTCCGCCGCGACCGCCTGCTCGAGGTCGGGCTCTTCGACGAGGAGATCAAGCGCGGGCAGGACTGGGAGCTCAACCGGCGCCTCCGCTCCACCGGCGGCATCGTGTGGTTCACGCCGCGGCTCAAGGTGACCTACCGGCCTCGGCCCAACCTGTACCGTCTCGCCCGCCAGTTCTTCTCGACCGGCATCTGGCGCGGGGAGCTCGCCCGACGCTTCCCGGCCTCCAACGGTCTGCGCTACTTCGCGCCCCCGGTGATGGTGCTCGGCGTCGTCGTCGGCACGCTGCTCGGCATCGCCGGCATCGTGCAGGCCATCGTCGGCGCGGCGCCGTGGCTGCTCTGGGGCTTCGCGATCCCGGCGTTCTACGTGCTCATCGTGCTGGTGTCCGCGCTGCTCTGGGGCCGGCGCGACGGTTTTCGCTCGTTCTGCTGGTTTCTCGTAGTCTTGCCCTGCATCCACTTCTGCTGGGGGATCGGCTTCGTCCTCGGATACCTGTCGCTCACCCGCAACATCACGGCCCACACGGGAAGGTAG
- a CDS encoding CDP-alcohol phosphatidyltransferase family protein: MSAQGTGAHGARPGSIAELRAVAQPPEVRGRRNAEHWTASLYLRRLSPYLTWVLLKTSISANGVTGLMILTGWATAASLLIPGIGGAALALVLGQLQMLVDCCDGEVARWRRTSSPAGIFLDNVGHYTTETLIAIVLGIRAAGYPLETPEDFLWTNLGTLLALIIVLNKALNDMVRVARANAGLPKLADTQSEYAPTHGLVATLRRAARFLPFHRLYHSVELTMLIFVFAIVGLFIGPVLADRILLSALVPLALLALVGHFVTIMASRRVRG, from the coding sequence ATGTCCGCACAGGGAACCGGAGCGCACGGCGCGCGACCGGGCTCGATCGCCGAGCTCAGAGCCGTCGCCCAGCCGCCGGAGGTGCGCGGCCGCCGCAACGCCGAGCACTGGACGGCGTCGCTCTACCTGCGCCGGCTCTCCCCGTACCTGACGTGGGTGCTGCTCAAGACCTCGATCTCGGCCAACGGCGTGACCGGGCTGATGATCCTCACCGGCTGGGCGACCGCCGCGAGCCTTCTCATCCCCGGCATCGGCGGTGCTGCGCTGGCGCTCGTGCTCGGCCAGCTGCAGATGCTCGTCGACTGCTGCGACGGGGAGGTGGCGCGCTGGCGACGCACGTCGTCTCCCGCCGGGATCTTCCTCGACAACGTCGGTCACTACACGACGGAGACCCTGATCGCGATCGTGCTCGGCATCCGTGCCGCCGGGTATCCGCTGGAGACGCCGGAGGACTTCCTCTGGACGAACCTCGGCACCCTCCTCGCCCTCATCATCGTGTTGAACAAGGCGCTCAACGACATGGTGCGCGTCGCGCGGGCCAATGCCGGGCTGCCGAAGCTGGCCGATACGCAGTCGGAGTACGCGCCCACGCACGGCCTCGTCGCCACGCTGCGCCGGGCGGCGCGCTTCCTGCCGTTCCACCGCCTGTACCACTCGGTCGAGCTGACCATGCTGATCTTCGTGTTCGCCATCGTCGGGCTGTTCATCGGCCCGGTGCTCGCCGACCGCATCCTGCTCTCGGCGCTCGTGCCGCTGGCGCTGCTGGCGCTGGTCGGGCACTTCGTCACGATCATGGCCTCCCGGCGGGTCCGTGGCTGA